One Kwoniella dejecticola CBS 10117 chromosome 11, complete sequence DNA segment encodes these proteins:
- a CDS encoding mitogen-activated protein kinase CPK1, whose product MAVDQSSIPFNVSEHYQVMEVIGEGAYGVVVAANHVASGTKVAIKRITPFDHAMFCQRTLREIKLLRHFRHENIIAILDIIAPPSYDQFHEVYLVQELMETDLHRVIRTQELSDDHCQYFIYQTIRGLKALHSANVLHRDLKPSNLLLNANCDLKICDFGLARSAAMPPPDSGPNGGNGFMTEYVATRWYRAPEVMLSFQEYTKAIDIWSVGCILAEMINGKPLFPGRDYHHQLSLILDVLGTPTMDDFNEITAPRSKDYLRALEFTRRQDFAFICPKAKPNALDLLKKTLTFSPRKRITVEEALEHPYLEPYHDPNDEPGAEPLKPDFFNFENRQDQLGREMLKRLIYAEIQKPIHDDQD is encoded by the exons ATGGCAGTCGACCAATCGTCTATCCCGTTCAATGTGTCGGAGCATTATCAGGTGATGGAAGTTATAGGAGAAGGAGCATATGGGGTGGTAGT CGCCGCCAATCATGTAGCTTCAGGAACCAAAGTAGCGATCAAGCGAATAACGCCTTTTGATCATGCGATGTTTTGTCAGAGGACGCTGAGAGAGATCAAGTTGTTGAGGCATTTCAG ACACGAGAACATCATTGCCATACTGGATATCATCGCTCCGCCGAGCTATGATCAGTTCCATGAAGTATACTTGGTCCAG GAATTGATGGAGACGGATCT GCATCGAGTGATCAGGACACAGGAGTTGTCAGATGATCACTGTCAATACTTCAtatatcaa ACGATCAGAGGATTGAAAGCCCTCCATTCGGCAAATGTACTTCATCGGGATTTGAAGCCTTCGAACTTGTTATTGAATGCAAATTGCGATCTAAAG ATATGCGACTTCGGATTGGCAAGGTCTGCAGCTATGCCTCCCCCTGATTCAGGTCCCAATGGGGGGAATGGATTCATGACCGAGTATGTCGCTACGAGGTGGTACAGGGCACCGGAAGTCATGCTGT CTTTCCAAGAATATACCAAGGCTATTGATATATGGAGCGTTGGATGTATCTTGGCAGAAATGA TCAACGGCAAACCGCTTTTCCCAGGACGAG ATTACCATCATC AATTATCCTTGATCCTGGATGTCCTGGGAACGCCGACT ATGGACGATTTCAACGAGATAACGGCCCCGAGATCAAA GGATTACTTG CGAGCCCTGGAATTTACCCGAAGACAGGATTTCGCCTTCATATGTCCTAAGGCCAAGCCTAATGCGCTTGAtctgttgaagaagaccttGAC ATTCTCTCCGAGGAAGAGAATTACGGTAGAAGAGGCTTTAGAACATCCATATCTGGAG CCATATCACGACCCGAATGACGAGCCTGGGGCTGAACCCCTTAAACCTGATTTCTTCAACTTTGAGAATAGACAAGATCAACTAGGAAGAGAAATGCTGAAAC GTTTGATCTACGCGGAGATTCAGAAGCCCATtcacgatgatcaagattaG